The Streptomyces sp. NBC_00224 genome has a window encoding:
- a CDS encoding GvpL/GvpF family gas vesicle protein, protein MNEALWYVYAVVRPFDGVLPEGVRGLDGEPPRLIVHDGLCAAASPVPAGDFDAVPLRAHLEDLDWLAATARAHQAVVAALSSVTCAIPLRLATVCRDTSGVRRLLDSGRAGFVRALERLDGRVEWGVKVYAEAGGSEPVTAPEAKPASGRDYLRRRLGQRQAREDTWRRAGALSRGLHQELSGHAEAERLHRPQSARVSGQPGENVLNAAYLVPRERSAEFVALVERHRSRVAGVRVEVTGPWAPYSFAGAVDAGGGGAGDSDDIR, encoded by the coding sequence ATGAATGAGGCGCTGTGGTACGTCTACGCGGTGGTGCGGCCTTTCGACGGGGTGCTGCCCGAGGGAGTGCGCGGCCTGGACGGCGAGCCGCCGCGGCTGATCGTCCACGACGGTCTGTGCGCGGCGGCGAGCCCGGTGCCCGCCGGGGACTTCGACGCCGTCCCGCTCCGCGCCCACCTGGAGGACCTGGACTGGCTCGCCGCCACCGCCCGCGCCCACCAGGCGGTGGTGGCCGCGCTGTCCTCGGTGACCTGCGCGATTCCGCTGCGGCTCGCCACGGTGTGCCGGGACACGAGCGGGGTGCGCCGGCTGCTCGACTCCGGGCGCGCCGGCTTCGTACGGGCCCTGGAGCGGCTGGACGGACGGGTCGAATGGGGCGTCAAGGTGTACGCAGAGGCCGGCGGCTCCGAGCCCGTGACCGCGCCGGAGGCGAAGCCCGCGAGCGGGCGGGACTATCTGCGCCGCAGGCTGGGGCAGCGCCAGGCCCGTGAGGACACCTGGCGCCGGGCGGGCGCCCTCTCCCGCGGTCTGCACCAGGAACTGTCCGGGCACGCCGAGGCGGAGCGGCTGCACCGGCCGCAGAGCGCGCGGGTCTCCGGGCAGCCGGGCGAGAACGTGCTCAACGCCGCCTATCTGGTGCCGCGTGAGCGCAGCGCGGAGTTCGTCGCCCTCGTAGAGCGGCACAGGTCGCGGGTCGCGGGGGTGCGGGTCGAGGTGACCGGGCCGTGGGCGCCGTACTCCTTCGCGGGCGCCGTGGACGCGGGCGGAGGAGGAGCCGGTGACTCGGACGACATCCGCTGA
- a CDS encoding gas vesicle protein, with protein sequence MTRTTSADGAHGERRIALVDLLDRLLAGGVVLAGDLTLRIADVDLVRVDLNALVSSVSAEVPSPFESAYESDGAALSAGPYGRLGEGA encoded by the coding sequence GTGACTCGGACGACATCCGCTGACGGCGCGCACGGCGAGCGGCGGATCGCCCTCGTCGATCTGCTCGACCGGCTCCTCGCGGGAGGTGTGGTCCTCGCCGGCGACCTCACCCTGCGCATCGCGGACGTGGACCTGGTCCGGGTCGACCTCAACGCGCTGGTCAGCTCGGTGAGTGCGGAGGTCCCCTCGCCGTTCGAGAGCGCGTACGAGAGCGACGGGGCCGCGCTGTCGGCAGGCCCGTACGGCCGCCTCGGGGAGGGCGCATGA
- a CDS encoding gas vesicle protein K produces the protein MSGRRRVELDADTVERDLARLVLTVVELLRQLMERQALRRVETGELTDEQEERIGLTLMLLEDRMGELRSKFGLRPEDLNIDLGPLGPLLPTEPFGGGPHEERGQ, from the coding sequence ATGAGCGGGCGACGGCGCGTGGAGCTCGACGCCGACACGGTGGAGCGCGATCTCGCCCGGCTGGTCCTGACCGTGGTGGAGCTTCTCCGTCAGCTGATGGAACGCCAGGCCCTGCGCCGCGTCGAGACCGGCGAGCTCACGGACGAGCAGGAGGAGCGGATCGGGCTCACCCTGATGCTCCTGGAGGACCGGATGGGCGAGCTGCGGTCGAAGTTCGGGCTGCGCCCGGAAGACCTCAACATCGACCTCGGCCCGCTCGGCCCGCTGCTGCCCACCGAGCCCTTTGGCGGCGGCCCCCACGAGGAGCGCGGGCAGTGA
- a CDS encoding cation diffusion facilitator family transporter — MAAAPTRSAGSEREHRRAPEKSGGKDAGTRLTVLVALGANLLIAVAKAVGGVFAGSPALLSEAAHSVADSFNEVFLLAALRRSRRPPDRRHPFGYGKERFFWSLLAAVGIFVMGGCFSVFQGIEALRSGAEESHSGYVAGLVVLGVAFLAEGGSLLRALHQVRGQPGGGIGRDPALRTVVAEDGTAVLGVALAIAGMALHMATGQPVWEGSASLAIGVLLGYVAYRLGKDARDQLIGEAVDPEMRDRIRALLDAQPEIDSVEALLTMRLGTDSALVAARIDLAPGLESEEVELVCERVKESVANIWPGADQVFLDVTDAATADARKPGRRPGRTP, encoded by the coding sequence TTGGCGGCGGCCCCCACGAGGAGCGCGGGCAGTGAGCGGGAACACCGACGGGCACCGGAGAAGAGCGGCGGCAAGGACGCGGGCACCCGGCTCACCGTCCTGGTCGCGCTCGGCGCGAATCTGCTCATCGCCGTGGCGAAGGCGGTCGGCGGGGTCTTCGCCGGTTCGCCGGCGCTGCTCTCCGAAGCGGCCCACTCCGTCGCGGACAGCTTCAACGAGGTCTTCCTGCTGGCCGCGCTGCGCCGCAGCCGCCGCCCGCCGGACCGCCGCCACCCCTTCGGCTACGGCAAGGAACGCTTCTTCTGGTCCCTGCTCGCGGCGGTGGGCATCTTCGTGATGGGCGGCTGCTTCTCCGTCTTCCAGGGCATCGAGGCGCTGCGCTCGGGCGCGGAAGAGTCGCACTCCGGGTACGTCGCCGGGCTCGTCGTCCTCGGGGTCGCCTTCCTCGCCGAGGGCGGGTCCCTGCTGCGGGCGCTGCACCAGGTGCGCGGACAGCCGGGCGGCGGCATCGGGCGCGATCCCGCGCTGCGCACAGTGGTCGCGGAGGACGGGACGGCCGTGCTCGGCGTCGCCCTCGCGATCGCCGGGATGGCCCTGCACATGGCGACCGGTCAGCCGGTGTGGGAGGGCTCGGCCTCGCTGGCCATCGGCGTACTCCTCGGATACGTGGCCTACCGGCTCGGCAAGGACGCCCGCGACCAGCTCATCGGGGAGGCGGTCGACCCCGAAATGCGCGACCGCATCCGGGCGCTGCTGGACGCGCAGCCGGAGATCGACAGTGTGGAGGCCCTGCTCACCATGCGGCTCGGCACCGACTCCGCGCTGGTCGCGGCCCGTATCGACCTGGCGCCGGGGCTGGAGAGCGAGGAGGTCGAGCTGGTCTGCGAGCGCGTCAAGGAGTCGGTGGCCAACATCTGGCCCGGCGCCGACCAGGTGTTCCTGGACGTCACGGACGCGGCGACGGCCGATGCCCGTAAGCCCGGGCGGCGGCCGGGCCGTACACCGTGA
- a CDS encoding hydrophobic protein produces the protein MVPLLVVLLLALLLFGAGFALQVLWWVAIAVLVLWLVGFVARPAAGGGRRSRWYRW, from the coding sequence ATGGTTCCCCTTCTTGTCGTTCTGCTGCTCGCGCTGCTTCTCTTCGGCGCCGGTTTCGCGCTCCAGGTTCTGTGGTGGGTCGCCATTGCCGTACTGGTCCTGTGGCTGGTGGGCTTTGTCGCGCGTCCCGCCGCCGGCGGTGGACGCCGGAGCCGCTGGTACCGGTGGTGA
- a CDS encoding DUF5133 domain-containing protein, protein MLLPDKQTLARLLSHYRAHERAVLAQPHEPVLRRRFEDTAYTLCVLMGERTAREAVHAAERYLSRARAAARPPLAPAAPPSSPTS, encoded by the coding sequence ATGCTGCTGCCCGACAAACAGACGCTCGCACGGCTGCTCTCGCACTACCGGGCGCACGAACGCGCGGTCCTGGCACAGCCCCATGAGCCCGTCCTGCGCAGACGCTTCGAGGACACGGCGTACACCCTCTGCGTGCTCATGGGAGAGCGCACGGCACGCGAGGCGGTGCACGCCGCCGAGCGGTACCTCAGCCGCGCCCGCGCGGCGGCCCGCCCTCCCCTCGCCCCGGCCGCTCCCCCGTCGTCGCCGACCAGCTAG
- a CDS encoding AI-2E family transporter, whose protein sequence is MTSVGRDGEDGREPERSAPAEPGPTGERARGVSRKGVGGRSWFAVGFSLGLGATLAWLTVQTVLEVGSLLTLLLLAVFLALALEPVVVWLTRHRLRRGGAVAVVLVLLLALFAGFLALVVPPAADEINALVKAVPGWLRDLHDHNSTLGRFEDRYHLVEKAKQQFSSGGAAGLAGGLLGAGKFVVGAVTSAAIVIVVTVYVMAFLPSLKRFCLHFVAAHKRPHAQEVTEEVLNRVGRYMLGNVATSVIAGAATFVWCAVTGVPYPAALGVFIALMDLIPIVGTTIGGFVVSLVALSVSLPVALATAGFYVGFRLAEDYLIVPRVMKFAVDVHPLVTVVGVLIGGALLGVIGALVAIPAAVAIGIVLDEHVFSRTDAS, encoded by the coding sequence ATGACGTCCGTGGGACGTGACGGCGAGGACGGCCGCGAGCCGGAGCGGTCGGCCCCCGCGGAACCGGGGCCGACGGGCGAGCGTGCCCGGGGCGTGAGCAGGAAGGGCGTGGGCGGCCGGTCGTGGTTCGCCGTCGGCTTCTCGCTGGGCCTGGGAGCGACACTGGCGTGGCTGACGGTGCAGACCGTCCTGGAGGTCGGCAGCCTGCTCACGCTGCTGCTGCTCGCCGTGTTCCTCGCGCTCGCCCTCGAACCCGTCGTCGTGTGGCTCACCCGCCACCGGCTGCGCCGCGGCGGGGCCGTCGCGGTCGTCCTGGTCCTGCTGCTCGCGCTGTTCGCGGGGTTCCTGGCGCTGGTCGTACCGCCGGCAGCCGACGAGATCAACGCGCTGGTGAAGGCCGTTCCCGGCTGGCTGCGGGACCTGCACGACCACAACTCCACGCTGGGCCGGTTCGAGGACCGCTACCACCTGGTGGAGAAGGCCAAGCAGCAGTTCTCCTCCGGTGGGGCGGCCGGGCTCGCCGGCGGGCTGCTCGGCGCCGGAAAGTTCGTGGTCGGAGCGGTCACCTCGGCCGCCATCGTCATCGTCGTGACGGTGTACGTGATGGCCTTCCTGCCCTCGCTCAAACGGTTCTGCCTGCACTTCGTGGCGGCCCACAAACGCCCGCACGCCCAGGAGGTCACCGAGGAGGTCCTCAACCGCGTGGGGCGCTACATGCTCGGCAACGTGGCCACCTCGGTGATCGCCGGTGCGGCCACCTTCGTCTGGTGTGCGGTCACCGGCGTCCCCTACCCCGCGGCTCTCGGCGTCTTCATCGCACTGATGGACCTCATCCCCATCGTGGGCACCACCATCGGCGGCTTCGTCGTGAGCCTGGTCGCCCTGTCGGTGTCCCTGCCGGTCGCCCTGGCCACCGCGGGCTTCTACGTCGGGTTCCGGCTGGCCGAGGACTATCTGATCGTGCCCCGGGTCATGAAGTTCGCCGTCGACGTCCACCCGCTCGTCACGGTCGTGGGCGTACTCATCGGCGGGGCGCTGCTCGGCGTCATCGGCGCCCTGGTCGCCATCCCGGCCGCGGTCGCCATCGGCATCGTCCTGGACGAGCACGTCTTCTCCAGGACGGACGCGTCCTGA